The bacterium genomic sequence TATTTTGGTTTTGGAATATTATTAAATCGAAGTGAAAAGTAAATTTATTCCCTTAAGTTTAACTTTTTATCTGCTTTTCATATTTTTATATGTTAATGCGGATGAAAATAAATTTAATTCTGAAGAAAAGATTTCAATTGAAACTACTATAGCAGATTTTCGTTTTCTTAAACCGCCAACTATGTATAAAAATTATTCAGACAAAGAAAAAATTGATTTGCCTCTGCCTGATTATAAGGGAATTCCCCTCGAAGAGGCGATAAAAAAAAGAAGATCTACTCGTAGTTTCAAGAAAAAACATGTTTCTTTAAAAGAACTTTCTATTCTTTTATTTGCCGCTGATGGGATAACGAGAAAAGAAGGAAACTCAGTATATAGAAGTGCACCTTCAGCAGGCGCACTTTATCCGATTGAAATTTATTTAATTGTTAATGATGTGGAAAAATTGAAACAAGGGCTTTATCACTACTCTTTTTCTGATCATAGCCTGGAGTTGGTTAAAGAAGGGAATTTTAAAAAGGAAATCACTGATGCCTCATTAGGTCAGGAGGTGACAGGTGAGGCAAATGTGACCTTTATTCTTACATCAATTTGGAAAAGGATAACATGGAAATATGGTGAACGGGGTTACAGGTATGCTTATATAGAAGCAGGACATATCGGGCAAAATATTTATCTTGAAGCTGCGTCTCTTGCGTTAGGTTGTGTTGCTGTTGGGGCTTTTTACGATGACAAACTTAACAAACTTCTAGAAATCGACGGTGAAAACGA encodes the following:
- a CDS encoding SagB/ThcOx family dehydrogenase, which produces MYKNYSDKEKIDLPLPDYKGIPLEEAIKKRRSTRSFKKKHVSLKELSILLFAADGITRKEGNSVYRSAPSAGALYPIEIYLIVNDVEKLKQGLYHYSFSDHSLELVKEGNFKKEITDASLGQEVTGEANVTFILTSIWKRITWKYGERGYRYAYIEAGHIGQNIYLEAASLALGCVAVGAFYDDKLNKLLEIDGENESSIYILSIGKI